A section of the Pseudomonas fluorescens genome encodes:
- a CDS encoding DUF2059 domain-containing protein: protein MRRLFLSLLMFCVSPAWADSHDQLYAVAGWPEQRAHFNDALSAAQQRYRNSLPPAVYQALVDNSNKRFAPKAMDQRAEAQLRQNLADPKPALAFFQSPLGRKIVAAELLATRRDQLAKNAQGLPQIQADATRSLIIGHLAQALPAREAGAEVSLAIAGVAADSLSQMIPGLLGGGQAQSMLNGQRERLMQQIGNDLNNTLLYVYRDLSDPELEEFATFAESPEGKAYYQAALAAIRAGLAVGQSTSSLAP, encoded by the coding sequence ATGCGTCGTTTGTTTTTATCCTTGCTGATGTTCTGCGTGTCGCCCGCCTGGGCAGACAGCCATGACCAGTTGTACGCGGTCGCCGGCTGGCCGGAACAACGTGCGCATTTCAATGACGCCTTGAGTGCCGCCCAACAGCGCTACCGCAACAGCTTGCCGCCAGCGGTGTATCAGGCGCTGGTGGACAACAGCAACAAACGCTTCGCCCCCAAGGCCATGGATCAGCGCGCCGAAGCCCAGTTGCGCCAGAACCTGGCGGACCCCAAGCCGGCGCTGGCGTTTTTCCAGTCACCTCTGGGGCGCAAGATTGTCGCCGCCGAGTTGCTGGCGACCCGGCGCGACCAGTTGGCCAAGAACGCCCAGGGCTTGCCGCAGATCCAGGCCGACGCCACCCGCAGCCTGATCATCGGCCACCTGGCCCAGGCCCTGCCCGCCCGCGAAGCCGGGGCCGAGGTCAGCCTGGCGATTGCCGGCGTGGCAGCGGACAGCCTGAGCCAGATGATCCCCGGCCTGCTGGGCGGCGGCCAGGCACAAAGCATGCTCAACGGCCAGCGTGAGCGGCTGATGCAGCAGATCGGCAATGACCTGAACAACACCTTGCTGTACGTCTATCGGGATCTGTCGGACCCGGAGCTGGAAGAGTTCGCCACCTTTGCCGAATCGCCGGAAGGCAAGGCGTATTACCAAGCGGCGCTGGCAGCGATCCGCGCCGGCCTGGCGGTCGGCCAAAGCACCTCCAGCCTGGCCCCATAG
- a CDS encoding alpha/beta hydrolase produces MPVTFDPDHLRESLRPLVDAQALSAEARVYQRFYGLDLAGRKTPVRSRLGRFEVEGFEVVSQVWWPAQPVATLFMFHGFYDHMGLYRNVVEWGLDQGFVVIACDLPGHGLSSGERASIDDFAVYQHVVRGLFEQADALQLPKPWHLFGQSTGGAIVVDHLLNHGPGSPAQGQTFLLSPLVRPRAWGWSQLSYYLLKPFVKGIARRFSDNSNDPAFRPFLEADPLQPRQLPTAWVGALARWIKRIEAAPRSTRRPLIVQGEEDMTVDWQHNLQVLRSKFDQPQILILPRGRHHLANELPEIRAHYFKFLTDHLT; encoded by the coding sequence ATGCCCGTTACCTTTGACCCCGATCATCTGCGCGAAAGCTTGCGGCCCCTGGTGGACGCGCAGGCGCTTTCGGCCGAGGCCAGGGTCTACCAGCGCTTCTATGGGTTGGACCTGGCTGGGCGCAAAACGCCGGTGCGCAGCCGCCTGGGGCGTTTCGAGGTGGAGGGGTTCGAGGTGGTCAGCCAGGTCTGGTGGCCGGCGCAACCGGTGGCCACACTGTTTATGTTCCACGGTTTCTACGACCACATGGGGCTGTACCGCAATGTGGTGGAGTGGGGGCTGGACCAGGGTTTTGTGGTGATCGCCTGTGATTTGCCGGGCCATGGCCTGTCCAGCGGCGAGCGCGCCAGCATCGATGATTTTGCGGTGTACCAGCACGTGGTGCGGGGCCTGTTCGAACAGGCCGACGCGCTGCAACTGCCCAAGCCCTGGCATCTGTTCGGGCAGAGCACTGGCGGGGCGATTGTGGTGGACCATCTGCTCAACCATGGCCCGGGCAGCCCGGCGCAAGGGCAGACCTTCCTGTTGTCGCCGCTGGTCAGGCCGCGGGCCTGGGGTTGGTCGCAGCTCAGCTATTACCTGCTCAAACCGTTCGTCAAAGGCATTGCCCGGCGCTTCAGTGATAACAGCAATGACCCGGCGTTTCGTCCGTTCCTTGAGGCCGATCCGTTGCAGCCCCGGCAGTTGCCGACGGCCTGGGTGGGCGCGCTGGCGCGCTGGATCAAACGCATCGAGGCCGCGCCGCGCAGCACGCGGCGGCCACTGATCGTGCAGGGAGAAGAGGATATGACGGTGGACTGGCAGCACAATCTGCAGGTGCTGCGCAGCAAGTTTGATCAGCCGCAGATCTTGATATTGCCGCGTGGGCGGCATCACTTGGCCAATGAGCTGCCGGAAATCCGCGCGCACTACTTCAAGTTCCTCACCGATCACCTGACCTGA
- a CDS encoding DUF6436 domain-containing protein: MRKPYRTALLASLILLICAAVLWAAYDWFQGRYLRAFSEHTAVFSGDLLRLPDDLAGPGPIRLVHFWDPACPCNVGNQQHLSELIEQYAPLGVEFYALQKAGSHGQLPATLGAMKILTTVPGADQLPASPAVGIWDSSGKLAYFGPYSEGLTCNSSNSFIEPILQALKGGRAVNATHTLAVGCYCSWSQDSTSHF; the protein is encoded by the coding sequence ATGCGAAAGCCCTACCGCACCGCCCTGCTCGCCAGCCTGATCCTGCTGATCTGCGCCGCCGTGCTGTGGGCCGCGTATGACTGGTTCCAGGGCCGCTATCTGCGGGCATTCAGCGAACATACGGCGGTGTTTTCCGGCGACCTGTTGCGCCTGCCCGACGACCTCGCAGGCCCCGGCCCGATCCGCCTGGTCCACTTCTGGGACCCGGCCTGCCCGTGCAATGTCGGCAACCAGCAGCACCTGAGTGAACTGATCGAGCAATACGCGCCCCTGGGGGTGGAGTTCTATGCCCTGCAAAAAGCCGGCAGCCACGGCCAATTGCCCGCGACCCTTGGCGCGATGAAAATCCTCACCACCGTGCCCGGCGCCGACCAACTGCCCGCCAGCCCGGCGGTGGGTATCTGGGACAGCAGCGGCAAGCTGGCGTATTTCGGCCCGTACAGCGAGGGCCTGACCTGTAATTCGAGCAACAGTTTTATCGAACCGATCCTGCAGGCGCTCAAGGGCGGGCGGGCGGTGAATGCAACCCACACCCTGGCGGTGGGCTGCTATTGTTCCTGGTCGCAAGACTCAACGTCCCACTTCTAA
- a CDS encoding penicillin acylase family protein codes for MKRVLSGLAALLVLIALGAGWYVYSKQPTRQGTVELANLQGSVTVRYDDRGVPHIRAENEADLYRALGYVHAQDRLFQMEIMRRLARGELAEVLGVKLLDTDKLFRSLRIRERATTYAAQMDRQSPHWKALQAYLDGINQYQDRHASPMEFDVLGIPKRPFTAEDTISIAGYLAYSFAAAFRTEPLLTYVRDQLGSDYLKVFDLDWKPKGDLGLAATDWQGLSAIARLSEQALADNGLPQFEGSNAWAISGNRTKSGKPLLAGDPHIRFSVPSVWYEAHLSAPGFELYGYHNALVPVAFLGHNKAFGWSLTMFQNDDLDLIAEKVNPDNPNQVRYHDQWVDMTTSEQQIAVKGQAPVTLTLRQSPHGPIINDVLGANAGTAPIAMWWAFLETENPILDGFYQLNRADTLAKARQAVAKVHAPGLNIVWANAKGDIGWWAAAQLPIRPAGANAGFILDGSTAQADKPGFYPFSANPQEENPARGYVVSANAQPVSPTGMQIPGYYNLADRGQQLNAQLSDNPVKWDLDNSQALQLGTTTAYGPRLLAPLLPVLREVVKDPAELKLLEQLAAWKGDYPVESLPATLFNQLLFDLVDAAFRPKLGDEMFKTLITTRVIDAALPRLAADPDSPWWNGQRAETVKRAWDKSLAHLKSTFGADPAQWQWGKAHTLTHGHPLGIKQPLDQIVNVGPFASPGSHEVPNNLSAIIGPAPWPVTYGPSTRRLIDFADAAHALTINPVGQSGVPFDKHYADQAETYIEGGYEQAHFDEEEVQANTRGTLKLLPARTP; via the coding sequence ATGAAGCGCGTCTTGTCGGGTCTCGCGGCCCTGCTGGTGTTGATCGCCCTCGGGGCCGGCTGGTATGTCTACAGCAAGCAACCCACCCGCCAGGGCACGGTGGAGCTGGCCAACCTGCAAGGCTCGGTCACGGTGCGCTACGACGACCGGGGCGTGCCGCATATCCGCGCCGAGAACGAAGCCGACCTGTATCGCGCCCTGGGTTATGTGCATGCCCAGGACCGCCTGTTCCAGATGGAAATCATGCGCCGCCTGGCGCGCGGTGAACTGGCCGAGGTGCTCGGCGTCAAGTTGCTGGACACCGACAAACTGTTCCGCAGCCTGCGCATCCGCGAGCGCGCCACCACCTACGCGGCGCAGATGGACCGCCAGTCGCCGCACTGGAAGGCCCTGCAAGCCTACCTGGACGGGATCAACCAGTATCAGGACCGCCACGCCAGCCCCATGGAGTTTGACGTGCTGGGCATCCCCAAGCGACCGTTCACCGCCGAAGACACCATCAGCATCGCCGGTTACCTGGCCTACAGCTTTGCCGCAGCCTTTCGTACAGAGCCCCTGCTGACTTACGTGCGCGACCAACTGGGCAGCGACTATCTCAAGGTGTTTGACCTCGACTGGAAACCCAAGGGCGACCTGGGCCTGGCGGCCACCGACTGGCAAGGCCTGAGTGCCATCGCCCGCCTCAGCGAACAGGCCCTGGCCGACAACGGTCTGCCGCAGTTCGAGGGCAGCAACGCCTGGGCCATCAGCGGCAACCGCACCAAGAGCGGCAAGCCGTTGCTGGCGGGCGACCCGCATATCCGTTTCTCGGTGCCATCGGTGTGGTACGAGGCGCACCTGTCAGCGCCCGGCTTCGAACTCTATGGTTATCACAACGCTCTGGTACCGGTGGCATTCCTGGGCCACAACAAGGCGTTTGGCTGGAGCCTGACGATGTTCCAGAACGACGATCTCGACTTGATCGCCGAGAAGGTCAACCCGGACAACCCCAACCAGGTGCGCTACCACGACCAATGGGTCGACATGACCACCAGCGAGCAGCAGATCGCCGTCAAGGGCCAGGCCCCGGTGACGCTGACCCTGCGCCAATCGCCCCACGGTCCGATCATCAACGACGTGCTCGGCGCCAATGCTGGCACCGCGCCAATTGCCATGTGGTGGGCCTTCCTCGAGACCGAAAACCCGATCCTCGATGGCTTCTACCAACTCAACCGCGCCGACACGCTGGCCAAGGCCCGCCAGGCGGTGGCCAAGGTGCATGCGCCAGGGCTGAATATCGTGTGGGCCAATGCCAAGGGCGATATCGGCTGGTGGGCTGCGGCGCAGTTGCCGATCCGGCCGGCCGGGGCCAACGCCGGGTTTATCCTCGACGGCAGCACGGCCCAGGCCGATAAGCCGGGCTTCTACCCGTTCAGCGCCAACCCCCAGGAAGAAAACCCGGCGCGCGGTTATGTGGTCTCAGCCAATGCCCAGCCGGTGTCGCCTACCGGCATGCAGATCCCCGGTTACTACAACCTGGCGGATCGCGGCCAACAGTTGAACGCGCAATTGAGCGACAACCCAGTCAAATGGGACCTGGACAACAGCCAGGCGTTGCAGCTGGGCACCACCACCGCCTACGGGCCCCGTCTGCTGGCCCCGCTGTTGCCGGTGCTGCGCGAGGTGGTCAAGGATCCTGCCGAACTCAAGCTGCTGGAGCAACTGGCCGCGTGGAAAGGTGACTACCCGGTGGAGTCGCTCCCGGCCACGCTGTTCAACCAACTGCTGTTCGACCTGGTAGACGCAGCCTTTCGCCCCAAGTTGGGTGACGAGATGTTCAAGACCCTGATCACCACCCGCGTGATCGACGCTGCCCTGCCGCGCCTGGCCGCGGACCCAGACTCGCCGTGGTGGAACGGCCAGCGCGCCGAGACCGTCAAGCGCGCCTGGGACAAGAGCCTGGCCCATTTGAAATCCACCTTCGGCGCTGATCCGGCGCAATGGCAGTGGGGCAAGGCCCATACCCTGACCCACGGCCATCCACTGGGCATCAAGCAGCCGCTGGACCAGATCGTCAATGTCGGCCCGTTTGCCTCACCGGGCAGCCATGAAGTGCCGAACAACCTGTCCGCAATCATCGGCCCGGCGCCATGGCCGGTGACTTACGGCCCCTCGACCCGACGCCTGATCGACTTCGCCGACGCCGCCCATGCCCTGACCATCAACCCGGTGGGACAAAGCGGCGTGCCATTCGACAAGCACTATGCCGACCAGGCCGAGACCTATATCGAGGGCGGGTACGAGCAGGCGCACTTTGATGAAGAAGAGGTCCAGGCTAATACTCGCGGCACCCTCAAGCTTTTGCCCGCAAGAACCCCATGA
- a CDS encoding GlxA family transcriptional regulator codes for MRKTVAILIFPGVQSLDVTGPMDVFCEANRFLAPADHYQLEVIGQVHGQIACSNGLSLQAHIHYSDALQAYDLLLVAGGPQLPFEDFGPAFNQWLQGASARARRFGSICNGAFMLARAGLLEGRTVTTHWGDAADLAHLCPSTLVDTDRLYVQDGNLYTSAGVTAGIDLSLYLLAQDHGPEVALSVAKRLVVFTQRSGGQSQFSPFLTPHAEATSAVAQVQLYVLANLTGDLGIADLARAANMSARNFSRVFAREARITPAEFVERARVDAARVLLESSHVPLKTVAYQCGFRDAQHMRSVFNRRLGVTPQQFRLNFSTLL; via the coding sequence ATGCGCAAGACCGTCGCCATCCTGATCTTCCCCGGCGTCCAGTCACTGGATGTGACCGGCCCGATGGATGTGTTCTGCGAGGCCAATCGCTTCCTGGCGCCTGCGGATCATTACCAGCTCGAAGTCATCGGCCAGGTCCATGGCCAGATCGCCTGTTCCAACGGTCTGTCCTTGCAGGCCCACATCCATTACAGCGACGCGCTGCAAGCCTATGACCTGTTACTGGTAGCCGGTGGCCCGCAGTTGCCCTTCGAGGATTTCGGCCCGGCGTTCAATCAGTGGTTGCAGGGCGCCAGCGCCAGGGCCCGGCGTTTCGGTTCGATCTGCAACGGCGCGTTCATGCTCGCTCGCGCTGGTTTGCTGGAGGGCCGTACGGTCACCACCCACTGGGGCGACGCAGCCGACCTGGCGCACCTGTGCCCCTCGACCCTGGTCGACACCGACCGCCTGTACGTGCAAGACGGCAACCTCTACACCTCCGCCGGGGTCACGGCAGGCATCGACCTGTCGCTGTACCTGCTGGCCCAGGACCACGGCCCGGAAGTGGCCTTGAGCGTGGCCAAGCGCCTGGTGGTGTTTACCCAGCGCAGCGGTGGCCAATCGCAGTTCAGCCCGTTTCTTACGCCCCACGCCGAAGCCACCTCGGCCGTGGCGCAGGTGCAGTTGTATGTGCTGGCGAACCTGACCGGCGACCTGGGCATTGCCGACCTGGCTCGCGCGGCCAATATGAGTGCGCGCAACTTCTCGCGGGTATTTGCCCGTGAGGCGCGGATCACCCCGGCAGAGTTTGTCGAACGGGCGCGGGTGGACGCGGCGCGGGTGTTGCTCGAAAGCAGCCACGTACCGCTCAAGACCGTGGCCTATCAATGCGGGTTTCGCGATGCCCAGCACATGCGCAGCGTGTTCAACCGTCGGCTAGGCGTGACGCCGCAACAGTTCCGGCTCAACTTCTCAACCCTTCTGTAG
- a CDS encoding HD domain-containing protein, whose amino-acid sequence MSTTIAGIKIPDSALAKATTEYIRDIESDLLYHHSRRVFLFGALSGERKQLAYNPELLYVGAMFHDLGLVAGHRSDEERFEVDGANAAAEFLRPYGLSDDDIEQVWLSIALHTTPGVPKHLRPTVALVTAGVEMDVLGMDYAAFTGVQREAVVHAHPRGDGFKECIICAFADGLRHRPQTTFGNVKTDVLVDQEPGFKPMNFVEVIRHSPWTA is encoded by the coding sequence ATGAGCACCACCATCGCTGGCATCAAAATCCCCGACAGTGCCCTGGCCAAGGCCACCACCGAATACATTCGCGATATTGAATCCGACCTGCTTTACCACCACTCCCGCCGCGTCTTCCTGTTTGGCGCTTTGAGCGGCGAGCGCAAGCAATTGGCCTACAACCCAGAGCTGCTCTACGTCGGCGCGATGTTCCATGACCTGGGCCTGGTGGCCGGCCATCGCAGCGATGAGGAGCGGTTTGAAGTGGACGGCGCCAATGCGGCCGCTGAGTTTCTCAGGCCCTACGGTTTGAGCGATGACGATATCGAGCAGGTGTGGCTGTCCATTGCCCTGCACACCACGCCGGGCGTGCCCAAGCACCTGCGCCCTACGGTCGCCCTGGTGACCGCTGGTGTGGAGATGGATGTGCTGGGTATGGACTACGCCGCGTTTACCGGCGTGCAGCGCGAGGCGGTGGTGCATGCGCATCCACGGGGTGACGGGTTCAAGGAATGCATCATCTGCGCCTTTGCCGACGGCTTGCGCCATCGCCCGCAGACCACGTTTGGCAACGTGAAGACCGATGTGCTGGTGGATCAGGAGCCGGGGTTCAAGCCGATGAACTTTGTCGAGGTGATTCGCCACTCGCCGTGGACTGCTTAA
- a CDS encoding ABC transporter permease subunit, translating to MKRFSFSSFMLVAGLLFIYLPMLILVIYSFNESKLVTVWGGWSIKWYVGLLDNTQLMGSVARSLEIACYTAVAAVALGTLAAFVLTRISQFKGRTLFGGLVTAPLVMPEVITGLSLLLLFVAMAQMIGWPQERGIVTIWIAHTTFCAAYVAVVVSARLRELDLSIEEAAMDLGARPWKVFFLITIPMIAPSLAAGGMMSFALSLDDLVLASFVSGPGSTTLPMEVFSAVRLGVKPEINAVASLILLAVSLVTFLVWFFSRRAEERRKKAIQQAIEEAAADGWKQPDVRRAPAPV from the coding sequence ATGAAGCGCTTCAGTTTCTCCAGCTTCATGCTGGTAGCCGGGTTGTTGTTCATCTACCTGCCGATGCTGATCCTGGTGATCTATTCGTTCAACGAATCGAAGTTGGTGACGGTGTGGGGTGGCTGGTCGATCAAGTGGTACGTGGGCCTGCTGGACAACACCCAGTTGATGGGCTCGGTGGCGCGCTCCCTGGAAATCGCCTGCTACACGGCGGTGGCTGCCGTGGCGCTAGGTACGTTGGCGGCGTTCGTACTGACCCGTATCAGCCAGTTCAAGGGCCGCACGCTGTTCGGCGGCCTGGTGACCGCGCCGCTGGTCATGCCGGAAGTGATCACCGGTCTGTCGCTGTTGCTGCTGTTCGTGGCCATGGCACAGATGATCGGCTGGCCCCAGGAGCGTGGCATCGTCACCATCTGGATCGCCCACACCACGTTCTGTGCGGCGTATGTGGCGGTGGTGGTGTCGGCGCGCTTGCGTGAGCTGGACCTGTCGATCGAAGAGGCGGCCATGGACCTCGGTGCGCGGCCATGGAAGGTGTTCTTCCTGATCACCATTCCGATGATCGCCCCCTCGCTGGCGGCGGGCGGCATGATGTCCTTCGCGCTGTCCCTGGATGACCTGGTACTGGCCAGCTTCGTGTCGGGCCCGGGCTCGACCACCTTGCCGATGGAAGTGTTCTCGGCGGTGCGCCTTGGGGTCAAGCCCGAGATCAACGCCGTGGCCAGCCTGATCCTGCTCGCGGTGTCGCTGGTCACGTTCCTGGTGTGGTTCTTCAGCCGTCGTGCTGAAGAGCGGCGCAAGAAAGCGATCCAGCAAGCCATCGAAGAAGCGGCAGCGGATGGCTGGAAACAGCCGGATGTACGCCGGGCGCCAGCGCCGGTCTAA
- a CDS encoding ABC transporter permease subunit, giving the protein MNMKKFKRRLHRIIPSGKQVVIGIPFLWLFLFFMLPFFIVLKISFAEADVAIPPYTEIYTYVEQKLEVVLNLANYGLLAGDELYIAAYLGSLKMAFFSTALCLLIGYPMAYAIASARKEMQTVLVLLIMMPTWTAILIRVYAWMGILSNNGLLNGFLMSMGLINEPLQILNTNIAVYIGVVYSYLPFMILPLYANLVKHDQSLLEAASDLGSSTFNSFWKITVPLSKNGIIAGCMLVFIPVVGEFVIPELLGGPETLMIGKVLWQEFFNNRDWPVASALAVVMLAILIVPIILFNRSQAKEMEGKV; this is encoded by the coding sequence ATGAACATGAAGAAATTCAAACGGCGATTGCACCGAATAATTCCCAGCGGCAAGCAGGTGGTCATCGGGATTCCGTTCCTGTGGCTGTTCCTGTTCTTCATGCTGCCGTTCTTCATCGTCCTGAAGATCAGCTTTGCTGAGGCCGACGTGGCGATCCCGCCCTACACCGAGATCTACACCTACGTTGAGCAGAAGCTGGAGGTGGTGCTCAACCTGGCCAACTACGGCCTGCTGGCCGGTGACGAGCTGTATATCGCCGCCTACCTGGGCTCGCTGAAGATGGCGTTTTTCAGCACGGCCCTCTGCCTGCTGATCGGCTACCCGATGGCCTACGCCATCGCCAGTGCACGCAAAGAGATGCAGACCGTGCTGGTGCTGCTGATCATGATGCCGACCTGGACCGCGATCCTGATCCGTGTGTATGCGTGGATGGGCATCCTCAGCAACAACGGCCTGCTCAATGGCTTCCTGATGTCCATGGGCCTGATCAACGAGCCGTTGCAGATCCTCAACACCAATATCGCGGTGTATATCGGCGTGGTCTATTCGTACCTGCCGTTCATGATCCTGCCGCTGTATGCCAACCTGGTCAAACATGACCAGAGCTTGCTGGAAGCCGCGTCGGACCTGGGTTCGAGCACCTTCAACAGCTTCTGGAAAATCACCGTGCCGCTGTCCAAGAACGGCATCATCGCCGGCTGCATGCTGGTGTTCATCCCGGTGGTGGGCGAGTTCGTGATCCCGGAACTGCTGGGCGGCCCGGAAACCCTGATGATCGGTAAAGTGTTGTGGCAAGAGTTCTTCAACAACCGCGACTGGCCGGTAGCCTCTGCCCTGGCGGTGGTGATGCTGGCGATCCTGATCGTGCCGATCATTCTGTTTAACCGCAGCCAAGCCAAAGAGATGGAGGGCAAGGTATGA
- a CDS encoding ABC transporter ATP-binding protein, with protein MAVASGAYKKALEGDQTPKKVLVKIDRVTKKFDETIAVDDVSLEIKKGEIFALLGGSGSGKSTLLRMLAGFERPTEGRIFLDGVDITDMPPYERPINMMFQSYALFPHMTVAQNIAFGLQQDKIPKAEVEARVAEMLKLVQMSQYAKRKPHQLSGGQRQRVALARSLAKRPKLLLLDEPMGALDKKLRSQMQLELVEIIERVGVTCVMVTHDQEEAMTMAERIAIMHLGWIAQIGSPIDIYETPTSRLVCEFIGNVNIFDTVVVDDAEGHAVLQCADLDRDIYVGYGIATSVEDKSVTYAIRPEKLLVTTEMPTCEHNWSSGKVHDIAYLGGHSVFYVELPSGKLVQSFVANAERRGARPTWGDQVYVWWEDDSGVVLRS; from the coding sequence ATGGCAGTTGCCTCCGGCGCCTATAAGAAAGCCCTCGAGGGCGACCAGACACCGAAAAAGGTGTTGGTCAAAATCGACCGGGTCACGAAGAAGTTCGACGAGACGATTGCCGTGGACGACGTGTCCCTGGAAATCAAGAAAGGCGAAATCTTCGCCTTGCTCGGCGGTTCGGGTTCGGGCAAGTCCACTTTGCTGCGCATGCTCGCAGGTTTCGAGCGCCCGACCGAAGGGCGGATTTTCCTCGACGGTGTGGATATCACCGACATGCCGCCCTACGAGCGGCCAATCAACATGATGTTCCAGTCCTACGCCTTGTTCCCGCACATGACCGTGGCGCAGAACATCGCCTTCGGCCTGCAACAGGACAAGATCCCCAAGGCTGAAGTCGAAGCCCGTGTGGCCGAGATGCTCAAGCTGGTACAGATGAGCCAGTACGCCAAGCGCAAGCCGCACCAGTTGTCTGGCGGCCAGCGCCAGCGGGTGGCCCTGGCCCGTTCCCTGGCCAAGCGCCCGAAACTGCTGCTGCTCGATGAGCCGATGGGCGCCCTGGACAAGAAGCTGCGCTCGCAGATGCAACTGGAGTTGGTGGAGATCATCGAGCGCGTTGGCGTGACCTGCGTGATGGTGACCCACGACCAGGAAGAGGCCATGACCATGGCCGAACGCATCGCGATCATGCACCTGGGCTGGATCGCGCAGATCGGCAGCCCGATCGATATCTACGAGACCCCCACCAGCCGCCTGGTGTGCGAGTTCATCGGCAACGTCAACATCTTCGACACCGTGGTGGTCGATGATGCCGAAGGCCACGCGGTGCTCCAGTGTGCCGACCTGGACCGCGATATCTACGTGGGGTATGGCATCGCCACCTCGGTGGAAGACAAGTCGGTGACCTACGCCATCCGTCCGGAAAAGCTGCTGGTCACCACCGAAATGCCGACCTGCGAGCACAACTGGTCCAGTGGCAAGGTGCATGACATTGCCTACCTGGGCGGCCACTCGGTGTTCTACGTCGAGCTGCCGAGCGGCAAGCTGGTGCAGTCCTTCGTCGCCAACGCCGAACGCCGTGGCGCGCGGCCGACCTGGGGTGACCAGGTCTACGTCTGGTGGGAAGACGACAGCGGCGTGGTACTTCGCTCATGA
- a CDS encoding polyamine ABC transporter substrate-binding protein: MPISLFRKALLVGAGLTLAVSVQAASTVHVYNWSDYIGPDTLANFEKATGIKPVYDVFDSNETLEGKLLAGRTGYDVVVPSNHFLGKQIKAGAFQKIDKSLLGNYANLDPALLKRLEKNDPGNQYAVPYLWGTNGIGYNVDKVKEVLGVDKIDSWAVLFEPENMKKLASCGVSFMDSADEMLPAVLNYMGLDPNSTNPADYKKAEEKLLKVRPYVTYFHSSKYISDLANGNICVAAGFSGDVFQAKARAAEAGKGVNIAYAIPKEGGNLWFDVLAIPKDSTNVKEAHAFINYLLQPEVIAQVSDYVGYANPNPGADTLMEQSIRTDEAVYPPQAVLDRTFVNFELPPKVQRLMTRSWTKVKTGK, from the coding sequence TTGCCAATTTCTTTATTTCGCAAAGCCTTGCTGGTAGGGGCGGGCCTCACGTTGGCAGTCAGCGTGCAGGCGGCTTCGACCGTGCATGTTTATAACTGGTCGGACTATATCGGCCCCGATACCTTGGCCAACTTTGAAAAGGCCACCGGCATCAAGCCGGTCTATGACGTGTTCGATTCCAACGAAACCCTGGAAGGCAAGTTGCTGGCCGGGCGTACCGGGTATGACGTGGTGGTGCCGTCCAACCACTTCCTGGGCAAGCAGATCAAGGCCGGTGCATTCCAGAAGATCGACAAGTCGTTGCTCGGCAACTACGCCAATCTCGACCCGGCGCTGCTCAAGCGCCTGGAAAAGAACGACCCGGGTAACCAATACGCGGTGCCTTATCTGTGGGGCACCAACGGCATTGGCTACAACGTCGACAAAGTGAAAGAAGTGTTGGGTGTCGACAAGATCGACTCCTGGGCCGTGCTGTTCGAGCCCGAGAACATGAAGAAGCTGGCCAGTTGCGGCGTGTCGTTCATGGACTCGGCCGATGAAATGCTGCCCGCCGTGCTCAACTACATGGGCCTGGACCCCAACAGCACCAACCCGGCCGACTATAAAAAGGCCGAGGAAAAACTCCTGAAAGTGCGTCCCTACGTGACCTACTTCCATTCATCCAAATACATTTCGGACCTGGCCAACGGCAACATCTGCGTGGCCGCCGGGTTCTCCGGCGATGTATTCCAGGCCAAGGCCCGGGCGGCCGAGGCGGGCAAGGGCGTGAACATCGCCTACGCGATTCCCAAAGAAGGCGGCAACCTGTGGTTTGACGTGCTGGCGATCCCCAAGGACTCGACCAACGTCAAGGAGGCCCACGCCTTCATCAACTATTTACTGCAGCCTGAAGTGATCGCTCAGGTCAGTGATTACGTCGGCTACGCCAACCCTAACCCAGGGGCGGACACGCTGATGGAGCAATCGATACGCACCGACGAAGCGGTTTATCCACCGCAGGCGGTTCTCGACCGGACGTTTGTCAACTTCGAGCTACCCCCGAAAGTGCAACGCTTGATGACCCGTAGCTGGACCAAGGTCAAGACGGGCAAGTAA